One genomic region from Thermoleptolyngbya sichuanensis A183 encodes:
- the urtE gene encoding urea ABC transporter ATP-binding subunit UrtE — MLRVSGLNVYYGESHILRNVDLTVPRGQMVCLIGRNGVGKTTLLKTIMGLLKPRSGNITFDGRSLLERTPDQRARLGIGYVPQGREVIPRLTVQENLLLGREARAEKAGRSTNQVPDYIYDLFPVLKTMLDRMGGDLSGGQQQQLAIARALMGKPKLLVLDEPTEGIQPSIILDIENAVRQIVASTGISVLLVEQHLHFVRQADRYYAMQKGGIVASGPTSELSNDVIQQFLAV, encoded by the coding sequence ATGCTCCGCGTATCGGGGCTGAATGTGTATTATGGCGAGAGCCACATCTTGCGGAATGTGGATCTCACCGTGCCACGGGGACAGATGGTGTGCTTGATTGGGCGCAACGGCGTGGGCAAGACGACCCTGCTGAAGACCATCATGGGCCTGCTAAAGCCGCGCAGTGGGAATATCACATTCGATGGGCGATCGCTCTTAGAACGGACTCCTGACCAGCGGGCGCGACTGGGCATTGGCTACGTTCCGCAGGGGCGCGAGGTGATTCCCCGGTTGACGGTGCAGGAAAACCTGCTGCTGGGGCGCGAAGCAAGGGCAGAAAAAGCTGGGCGCAGTACCAACCAGGTTCCCGACTATATCTACGATCTGTTTCCTGTGCTAAAGACCATGCTGGATCGGATGGGCGGCGACCTGTCAGGCGGGCAGCAGCAACAGTTGGCGATCGCCCGCGCCCTCATGGGTAAGCCCAAACTCCTGGTGCTGGACGAACCCACCGAAGGCATTCAGCCCTCTATCATCCTGGATATCGAAAACGCCGTGCGCCAGATCGTTGCCTCCACAGGGATTTCGGTTCTTTTAGTGGAGCAGCATTTGCATTTTGTGCGTCAGGCCGACCGCTACTACGCCATGCAAAAGGGCGGCATCGTCGCCTCTGGCCCGACTAGCGAACTGAGCAACGACGTGATCCAGCAATTCCTGGCCGTGTAA